In Gimesia sp., the following are encoded in one genomic region:
- a CDS encoding glucuronate isomerase yields the protein MSDQLSKRIFAELESLVLIDPHTHINPHAAASTTLADIMGYHYYTELAHSAGLPKEQIEEPGLDPKEKVGRLVKQLGDLDNTIQLSWLLDICSEFFGFEEEAITESNWEKLYDTAAEKMAQPDWEQQVLKQSGLEQVFLTNDFDDPLEGFDTNLYIPCLRTDDLVFHLGKSETRKRLAIATNLDIGCAHTLRDAIANLFEHFTSRGARACAISLPPDFSPTAVMPEEADAVVRSLYAGNELSCDESKLLSQYVFWTLAEYCAVHNLPFDLMIGVNRRVYEAGVYQGQDLYDKRTSLIQYKELFNAFPNVTFPVSVLTSTSNQELVSYSWIFPNVVINGHWWYSNTPAFITFDCKSRLEAVPKTKQIGYYSDMYKLEFALPKFRMYRRVLANVLASDFVIGRSWSEERAIELGKLVLRGNVETIFGR from the coding sequence ATGTCTGATCAATTGAGCAAGCGTATTTTCGCCGAATTAGAGAGTCTCGTTCTGATCGATCCTCATACCCATATTAATCCCCATGCAGCCGCCTCAACTACGCTGGCCGATATCATGGGATATCATTATTACACTGAACTGGCCCATTCTGCTGGACTTCCTAAGGAGCAGATTGAAGAGCCGGGACTGGATCCAAAAGAAAAAGTCGGTCGACTGGTCAAGCAACTGGGGGATCTGGATAACACCATTCAGCTCAGCTGGCTGTTGGATATCTGTAGTGAATTCTTCGGTTTTGAAGAGGAAGCGATCACCGAATCTAACTGGGAAAAACTTTACGACACTGCTGCCGAAAAGATGGCACAGCCGGACTGGGAACAGCAGGTTCTCAAGCAAAGTGGTCTTGAGCAGGTCTTCCTGACGAACGATTTCGACGATCCATTAGAGGGCTTCGACACGAATCTGTATATCCCCTGTCTGCGTACAGATGATCTGGTGTTCCACTTAGGCAAAAGCGAAACACGCAAACGCCTGGCAATAGCCACAAACCTGGATATCGGTTGCGCCCACACACTCCGCGATGCAATCGCCAATTTGTTTGAGCATTTCACATCCCGAGGCGCCCGCGCCTGTGCAATCTCACTGCCTCCCGATTTCTCTCCGACAGCAGTCATGCCTGAAGAAGCGGATGCCGTCGTGCGCTCGCTGTATGCAGGTAATGAGCTGAGCTGTGATGAATCGAAACTGCTCAGCCAGTATGTATTCTGGACCCTGGCTGAGTATTGTGCCGTCCACAACCTGCCTTTCGATCTGATGATCGGTGTCAATCGCCGGGTTTATGAAGCGGGCGTTTACCAGGGGCAGGACCTGTACGACAAACGGACTTCACTGATTCAGTATAAAGAACTGTTCAATGCCTTCCCCAATGTGACTTTTCCGGTCTCAGTCCTGACCAGTACCAGCAACCAGGAACTGGTCAGCTACAGCTGGATTTTCCCTAACGTCGTCATCAATGGACACTGGTGGTATTCAAATACACCTGCGTTCATTACGTTTGACTGTAAAAGCCGGCTGGAAGCCGTCCCCAAAACCAAGCAGATCGGTTACTACAGCGACATGTACAAGCTGGAATTCGCACTCCCGAAATTCCGCATGTATCGTCGCGTTCTGGCGAATGTGCTGGCCAGTGACTTTGTGATCGGCCGCAGCTGGTCAGAAGAGCGGGCCATCGAACTCGGCAAGCTGGTTCTGAGAGGGAACGTTGAGACCATTTTTGGTCGTTAA
- a CDS encoding SpoIIE family protein phosphatase gives MATLVMLQAGQAVSYSLSGDEMVIGRHPDCQIQLDSNMVSRRHAQVVGDGDQFFVEDLGSGNGTFVNGKKIDGRTLLAHEDRLKVGPILFRFEADNKAGGKKSSAMMQVESGFDIGFATDEDGGAGATIMGAVSGVGGFGGLDVRPEAKLKAVIEISRSLAGTVDLEKLLPQILTTLFHIFPAADRGCILLKDEESGEMVPRAFKHRREGEDATVKLSRTIVNKVLEEKTGILSADAASDSQFDASESISNLSIRSMMCVPMLGLSEEPIGIINIDTQNPLQQFQEEDLDLLMSVAGQAALSYEGARLMNSYLEKQKQDNEMNIARGVQQGLLPSSVPEVDGYEFFASYHSAQAVGGDYYDIFELPDGKIGLSFGDVAGKGVPGAMIMARMSSCVQHTMRFLHEVGPAVEAINDHMCDSAVEGRFVTYVLAILDPQTHHISLVNAGHMSPMILKPDGSIDEFPEDSIGVPIGVMEGFPFEVVERDLAPGEIVVLFTDGVDEAMNPEGELYTLDRMREFIKANREKNAAELGQALLADVRRHANGRPQNDDITIMTFGRVS, from the coding sequence ATGGCGACTCTAGTCATGCTACAGGCGGGCCAGGCGGTCTCTTATTCCCTTTCGGGTGATGAGATGGTGATTGGCAGGCATCCTGACTGCCAGATCCAGCTTGATTCCAATATGGTTTCCCGTCGACATGCTCAGGTTGTCGGTGATGGCGATCAGTTTTTCGTTGAAGACCTGGGCAGTGGAAACGGGACTTTCGTCAATGGTAAGAAGATTGACGGAAGGACCCTACTGGCACATGAAGATCGTCTGAAAGTCGGTCCCATTCTGTTCCGCTTCGAAGCAGATAACAAAGCGGGCGGAAAAAAGTCCTCGGCCATGATGCAGGTCGAGAGCGGCTTTGATATCGGTTTTGCTACTGATGAAGATGGTGGCGCCGGTGCCACTATTATGGGGGCGGTATCCGGAGTCGGTGGATTCGGGGGGCTCGATGTGCGTCCCGAGGCCAAGCTGAAGGCGGTCATTGAGATCAGTCGTAGTCTGGCAGGAACCGTCGATCTGGAAAAGCTGCTGCCCCAGATCCTGACGACGCTGTTTCATATCTTCCCCGCTGCCGACCGCGGCTGTATCCTGCTCAAGGATGAAGAGTCAGGAGAGATGGTTCCCCGTGCGTTCAAGCATCGTCGCGAAGGCGAAGATGCAACTGTCAAGCTGAGTCGGACAATTGTAAATAAAGTGCTCGAGGAGAAAACTGGTATTCTGTCGGCCGATGCCGCCAGTGATTCCCAGTTTGATGCCAGTGAGTCAATTTCGAATCTGTCGATTCGTTCCATGATGTGTGTTCCGATGCTGGGGCTGTCGGAAGAGCCGATCGGGATTATCAACATAGATACGCAGAACCCGCTGCAGCAGTTTCAGGAAGAAGATCTGGACCTGCTGATGTCCGTTGCAGGCCAGGCGGCTCTTTCCTATGAAGGGGCCCGGCTGATGAACTCCTATCTGGAGAAACAAAAGCAGGACAACGAGATGAACATCGCTCGCGGGGTACAGCAGGGGTTGTTGCCCAGTTCGGTACCGGAAGTGGACGGGTATGAGTTCTTCGCGTCCTATCATTCCGCACAGGCCGTGGGTGGTGACTATTATGACATCTTCGAACTGCCGGATGGAAAGATCGGTCTCTCCTTCGGCGATGTTGCCGGTAAAGGGGTCCCCGGGGCAATGATCATGGCTCGTATGTCGAGCTGCGTGCAGCACACAATGCGGTTTCTGCATGAAGTCGGACCCGCGGTGGAGGCAATTAACGACCACATGTGCGACAGTGCTGTCGAGGGACGTTTTGTGACCTACGTGCTGGCTATTCTGGATCCCCAGACGCATCACATTTCGCTGGTCAACGCAGGGCATATGTCACCCATGATTCTGAAGCCGGATGGTTCGATCGATGAGTTTCCTGAAGACAGTATCGGCGTTCCGATTGGTGTGATGGAAGGCTTTCCGTTTGAAGTGGTCGAACGGGATCTGGCACCAGGCGAGATTGTGGTTCTGTTTACTGACGGCGTAGATGAAGCGATGAATCCGGAAGGGGAGTTGTATACCCTGGACCGGATGCGGGAATTCATCAAGGCCAATCGTGAAAAGAATGCTGCTGAACTGGGGCAGGCACTGCTGGCCGATGTCCGCCGGCATGCGAATGGTCGCCCCCAGAATGACGACATTACCATCATGACTTTCGGGCGTGTTTCCTGA
- a CDS encoding SpoIIE family protein phosphatase: MSASLFMQNNGSSSRLEITGDQMTLGRHPDCDICLKSNTVSRYHARISVLDEERFELEDLGSGNGTFVNNQPVNDPVLLQSGDQISIGPFLLEFSSDAEYEAEQHEGLLTAYGLIPSLKNVSVKPPAVDKSTILRSSGSNGDFDQYQVKPEIKLKAILEISRTIATASDLDMMAERVLEGLFHIFPAADRGCILLHDRNNQRFLPKAVRHRRDDDQEALQLSRTVLKAVIDNKTGVLSADAANDERFEKSESVSTLTIRSILCAPMLGLDGSVIGIINLDTQLAGQMFSNDDLELLMVIASQTALSYESARLMISHVEKQRYDNEMEIAARVQKGLLPAKIPEVPGYEFFVSYEAARAVGGDYYDLIQTEDDLVWFALGDVAGKGVPASLVMSRVCSAVRSTVEFVPDVADAVHRVNHHIDEAAHDGRFITFILGQIRLNRDLVTFVNAGHLEPLLLQADGSLRELSADQPSIPLGVMDDYEYEALTHVLQPGEQLILYTDGVTEAMNEDREMFGIERLKSAILESAASPAELGPQILQAVKQFVGQHEQYDDLTLVIIGKSAAQ, encoded by the coding sequence ATGTCCGCCAGTCTGTTTATGCAAAATAACGGCAGTTCGTCCAGGCTGGAGATAACGGGCGACCAGATGACGCTTGGTCGTCATCCGGACTGTGATATCTGTCTCAAGTCAAATACGGTTTCGCGTTATCATGCGAGAATCTCTGTGCTTGATGAGGAACGATTCGAACTGGAAGATCTGGGAAGTGGTAACGGCACGTTTGTGAACAACCAGCCGGTCAATGATCCGGTGCTGTTACAGTCCGGAGATCAGATTTCGATAGGTCCCTTTCTGCTGGAATTCTCCAGTGATGCCGAGTACGAGGCCGAGCAGCATGAGGGGCTCTTGACCGCATACGGTTTGATTCCTTCTTTGAAGAATGTCTCCGTGAAGCCACCAGCAGTCGATAAGAGTACGATCCTGCGGTCCAGCGGTTCGAATGGCGATTTTGATCAATACCAGGTCAAACCAGAAATCAAGCTGAAGGCGATCCTGGAGATCAGCCGTACGATTGCGACGGCTTCTGACTTGGATATGATGGCCGAACGGGTTCTTGAGGGGTTGTTTCATATTTTTCCGGCAGCAGATCGGGGCTGTATTTTACTGCATGACAGAAACAATCAACGGTTTCTGCCTAAAGCGGTTCGCCATCGCAGGGATGACGATCAGGAAGCGCTACAGCTCAGCCGCACTGTTCTCAAAGCGGTCATCGATAATAAAACCGGGGTGCTTTCTGCCGATGCGGCGAATGATGAACGCTTTGAAAAAAGTGAATCCGTTTCGACACTCACGATCCGCTCGATTCTGTGTGCTCCGATGCTGGGATTAGACGGGAGTGTGATTGGAATCATCAACCTTGATACTCAGCTGGCAGGGCAGATGTTTTCCAATGATGACCTGGAGCTCCTGATGGTTATCGCCAGCCAGACGGCACTTTCGTATGAAAGTGCCCGGTTGATGATCTCGCATGTGGAAAAGCAGCGTTACGATAACGAAATGGAAATAGCGGCCCGTGTCCAGAAAGGTCTGCTGCCAGCAAAAATTCCTGAAGTTCCCGGCTATGAATTTTTCGTGTCATACGAAGCAGCTCGGGCTGTTGGCGGCGACTACTATGACCTGATCCAGACCGAGGATGATCTCGTCTGGTTTGCATTGGGGGATGTGGCCGGTAAAGGAGTCCCCGCTTCGCTGGTGATGTCCCGAGTCTGCAGTGCGGTACGCAGTACTGTTGAGTTTGTTCCCGATGTTGCCGATGCAGTGCACCGTGTAAATCATCACATTGATGAGGCAGCCCATGATGGTCGCTTTATCACGTTTATTCTGGGGCAAATCAGACTCAACCGGGATCTGGTTACTTTCGTCAACGCGGGACATCTGGAACCGCTGTTGCTGCAGGCTGATGGGTCGCTTCGTGAACTTTCAGCCGATCAGCCAAGTATTCCGCTGGGGGTGATGGATGACTACGAATACGAGGCTTTGACCCATGTGTTGCAGCCGGGAGAACAATTGATTCTCTATACCGATGGTGTCACAGAAGCGATGAATGAGGACCGAGAAATGTTCGGAATCGAACGACTCAAGTCTGCGATACTGGAGTCAGCAGCGAGTCCCGCTGAGCTAGGCCCCCAGATTCTACAGGCCGTAAAACAGTTTGTCGGTCAGCACGAACAGTATGACGATCTCACGCTGGTGATCATCGGTAAGTCTGCCGCGCAATGA
- a CDS encoding DUF3352 domain-containing protein: MKPNPLVNCRRLTTLRFVPALLLSLLCCLSAHTAFAARPLSQLVDQKAGLYLEATQLDQHIKQFLHSQLASRFRETEVFQHWLRSQDVKNLKQGLTQLETLTQRPLLPLLRDLFGESVGLAVFNNGPDQNPSILLLTDVKDPAATRALFADWFQKTGVKVTESTHLDIPCFTASQQTEDAENASAGIHYTFLEQTLILSENENLLHSSVALFAALQEGKPLKEQNCLYNLKMYQRARAVLADDATGSAFLNPRAWDEFIKPPRNEVEQGIVNWWQKTGALIAGLHLKNTLALETVILFNSEVIDLPLLNILQTSASTPDPYTLIPQKALAVMAGQLNLQLLTQKFVDFYAQKHPEKWKKIHAASVGLLGGLDPITDIASALGPNVLFYSVPRQQLSFDAISFDGLIAMQLSPPENASSSSEKSSYHLALENVAHFLMNSVLVQHNTDAKHKDEPAILKVEDHDLYHLRWIDHLGPYQPAYGISDQQLVLASSPDLVREFFTLKSEDSLAALPLFQSWKETFFQEEKQLCFLNISSIRTFIEQNSDFLAEQLSRQQDSDLAKGKSKLAGLKSLLESFDGVFLAAGLQKTQVRIVIGLGSLSPRR, from the coding sequence ATGAAACCAAATCCATTAGTCAATTGCAGACGCTTGACCACACTTCGGTTCGTGCCAGCCCTCCTCCTGAGTCTACTCTGTTGTCTTTCCGCCCATACAGCCTTCGCAGCCAGGCCACTCAGTCAACTCGTCGACCAGAAAGCGGGGCTGTATCTTGAAGCCACACAGCTGGATCAACATATAAAGCAGTTCCTGCATTCCCAGCTCGCATCTCGCTTTCGTGAGACAGAGGTCTTCCAGCACTGGCTTCGCAGCCAGGATGTGAAAAACCTGAAACAGGGCCTCACTCAGTTGGAAACATTGACTCAACGCCCGTTACTTCCCCTGCTACGGGATCTCTTCGGAGAATCGGTTGGCCTGGCAGTATTTAATAACGGCCCGGATCAGAATCCCTCCATATTGCTATTAACCGATGTTAAGGATCCCGCTGCAACCCGTGCTCTGTTTGCAGACTGGTTTCAAAAGACAGGCGTTAAAGTGACGGAATCAACTCATCTTGATATTCCCTGCTTTACTGCCAGCCAACAAACAGAGGATGCCGAAAACGCTTCTGCTGGGATCCATTATACGTTTCTGGAACAAACTCTGATTCTCTCTGAAAATGAGAACCTGCTCCACTCCAGTGTCGCACTCTTTGCCGCTTTGCAGGAGGGGAAACCTCTTAAGGAGCAGAACTGCCTCTACAATCTCAAGATGTACCAGCGAGCGCGTGCAGTGCTCGCCGATGATGCCACAGGTTCCGCCTTCCTGAACCCACGGGCCTGGGATGAATTTATCAAACCTCCGCGCAATGAAGTCGAACAGGGAATTGTTAACTGGTGGCAGAAAACCGGTGCACTGATCGCAGGTCTGCATCTGAAAAACACACTCGCCCTGGAGACCGTGATTTTGTTCAATTCCGAAGTGATCGATCTGCCGCTGCTCAATATTCTGCAGACTTCAGCCAGCACTCCGGATCCCTACACGCTGATTCCACAGAAGGCCCTGGCGGTGATGGCTGGCCAGTTGAACCTGCAGTTGTTGACGCAAAAGTTTGTTGATTTCTATGCCCAGAAACACCCGGAAAAGTGGAAAAAAATTCATGCGGCCAGTGTTGGCCTGCTGGGAGGTCTGGATCCGATTACCGATATTGCCAGTGCCCTGGGGCCTAACGTCCTGTTTTATTCGGTTCCCCGCCAGCAACTGTCCTTCGATGCGATCTCATTCGACGGTCTGATCGCCATGCAGCTCTCTCCTCCTGAGAATGCATCATCCTCATCAGAAAAATCCAGTTATCATCTGGCTCTCGAGAATGTAGCCCACTTCCTGATGAACAGCGTGCTTGTCCAGCACAATACGGATGCGAAGCACAAGGATGAACCAGCGATTCTCAAGGTGGAAGATCATGATTTATATCATCTACGCTGGATCGACCACCTGGGACCGTACCAGCCCGCTTATGGCATCAGTGATCAACAGCTGGTCCTGGCCAGTTCCCCGGATCTCGTCCGTGAGTTTTTCACCTTGAAGTCCGAGGACAGTCTTGCAGCACTTCCCCTGTTTCAATCCTGGAAGGAGACTTTTTTCCAGGAAGAGAAACAGCTCTGCTTCCTGAACATTTCTTCGATTCGCACTTTTATCGAGCAGAATTCCGATTTTCTGGCGGAACAACTCTCAAGACAGCAAGACAGTGATCTGGCGAAGGGTAAAAGCAAGCTGGCAGGGCTCAAAAGCCTGCTGGAATCATTTGATGGAGTCTTTCTGGCGGCAGGACTGCAAAAAACACAGGTCCGGATCGTCATCGGTCTGGGATCACTCTCACCGAGACGGTGA
- a CDS encoding sigma-70 family RNA polymerase sigma factor codes for MNEEDAVLVQSCLEGNTAEMRAFVARFQSSIFGLCYRMLGHRQDAEDVAQEVFVRAFRSLHQWDPTRTLKPWLLTIAANRCRTFLSQRSRRPVPAEFASELAVSQSSEELQDLGEELQNAISQLRENHRTCFILFHQENLSCQEIGEVLERPEGTIKTWLHRSRQELASTLRQRGIVPEVRHESR; via the coding sequence GTGAACGAAGAAGATGCGGTACTGGTCCAAAGTTGCCTGGAAGGTAATACAGCGGAGATGCGCGCGTTCGTAGCACGGTTTCAGAGTTCCATCTTTGGTTTGTGCTATCGGATGCTGGGGCATCGCCAGGACGCGGAGGATGTGGCTCAGGAAGTCTTCGTCCGCGCCTTTCGCAGCCTGCATCAGTGGGATCCGACCAGGACTTTAAAGCCCTGGTTACTGACGATCGCTGCCAATCGTTGTCGGACTTTCCTCAGTCAACGGTCCCGTCGCCCCGTTCCTGCTGAATTTGCATCGGAACTGGCCGTCAGTCAGTCGTCTGAAGAGTTGCAGGATCTGGGAGAAGAACTTCAAAATGCCATCAGTCAGTTGCGGGAAAACCACCGTACCTGCTTTATTCTGTTTCACCAGGAAAATTTAAGTTGTCAGGAGATTGGAGAAGTGCTGGAACGTCCGGAAGGGACCATCAAAACCTGGCTACACCGATCCCGTCAGGAACTGGCATCTACCTTGAGACAACGTGGAATCGTACCAGAGGTCAGACATGAATCTCGTTGA
- a CDS encoding DUF1559 domain-containing protein, whose product MRHLRTFPGKRGFTLIELLVVIAIIAILIALLLPAVQQAREAARRSTCKNSVKQIALAMHNYHETHGCFPYAHMAHYSGYPQYCHNRDTWFHRLLPFVDQAPMYNQYEGDCANVSASTSNHVHNISSSKVFVKTALPVFMCPSDIGPAFAENSGVRWGGNYLACIGWANNRSTGTDNGMFGQNTKTRFRDVKDGTSNTMMLSESVQRVEVPSGFSWGCPGCYWIGGAHGEVTFTAYETPNTKAADQNYLCKSTTDVNAPCVTNQTDRWNYARSQHVGGVHVGMADGAVRFISNNIDLNNYRALSTRSGHEVVGEF is encoded by the coding sequence ATGAGGCACTTGAGAACCTTCCCCGGAAAGCGTGGATTTACGTTGATTGAGTTACTGGTGGTTATCGCGATTATTGCCATTCTGATTGCGCTGTTGTTACCAGCCGTGCAGCAGGCTCGTGAGGCAGCCCGACGGAGTACATGTAAGAACAGTGTGAAACAGATTGCCTTGGCAATGCATAACTACCACGAAACCCACGGCTGCTTTCCCTACGCTCACATGGCACATTATTCAGGGTATCCTCAATACTGCCATAATCGGGATACTTGGTTTCACCGTCTACTGCCTTTCGTTGATCAGGCACCCATGTATAATCAATATGAAGGCGATTGTGCGAATGTGTCGGCCAGCACCAGTAACCATGTCCACAATATTTCGAGCAGCAAGGTATTTGTCAAAACGGCGTTGCCGGTTTTCATGTGTCCTTCTGATATTGGACCTGCTTTTGCTGAGAATTCTGGTGTGCGTTGGGGAGGAAATTACCTTGCCTGTATAGGTTGGGCAAATAATCGTTCTACTGGCACGGACAATGGGATGTTCGGTCAGAATACCAAGACTCGATTTAGGGATGTGAAAGACGGGACTTCGAATACGATGATGCTCAGCGAGTCTGTGCAACGCGTAGAGGTTCCCAGTGGTTTTTCCTGGGGATGCCCGGGTTGTTATTGGATTGGAGGGGCTCACGGTGAAGTGACATTCACTGCATACGAAACCCCTAATACTAAGGCAGCCGATCAGAATTATCTCTGTAAGTCGACTACCGATGTGAATGCACCCTGTGTGACTAATCAAACAGACCGTTGGAATTATGCACGCAGTCAACATGTAGGTGGTGTACACGTTGGAATGGCTGATGGTGCCGTTCGTTTTATTTCTAACAATATTGATCTCAATAACTATCGAGCTCTGTCAACGCGTTCGGGGCATGAAGTGGTGGGTGAGTTTTAA
- a CDS encoding FHA domain-containing protein, protein MLQLSLKVIGGRHDGKQIPIKGKKFLIGREEDCHLRPNSDMVSRHHCVFTVDEYSVRLRDFGSTNGTLVNGKRIKGEVQLSHGDKIQVGKLDFEIVISHSPDAKEAPAGAAPGSDILTGSDTVFDIPVHKEETREAKVEPEATESEAAPATDTPDAPGVYEGDTQILTAEQQQQAQQAYDQAAQQQGYPQQPYGYPPQQMPYPYPMPPQYYPQQGYPQQPMPAYPQQYQMPPQGYPQQPPQQPQEQQGEQGQSGVPDLPPVTLPKPEETGLKNKE, encoded by the coding sequence ATGTTACAGCTTTCTCTGAAAGTCATTGGCGGTCGCCATGATGGCAAACAGATTCCCATTAAGGGTAAAAAATTCCTCATTGGGCGTGAAGAAGATTGCCATCTACGACCTAACAGTGATATGGTCAGTCGTCACCATTGCGTCTTTACGGTCGATGAATACAGCGTACGCTTGCGAGATTTCGGCAGCACCAACGGGACACTGGTCAACGGCAAACGCATCAAAGGTGAAGTTCAACTGTCACATGGAGACAAAATCCAGGTAGGCAAGCTGGACTTTGAAATTGTAATCTCACACAGTCCGGATGCGAAAGAGGCTCCAGCGGGAGCAGCTCCGGGAAGTGATATCCTCACCGGCTCCGATACGGTCTTCGATATCCCCGTTCATAAAGAGGAAACCAGAGAGGCTAAAGTAGAGCCAGAAGCCACTGAAAGTGAAGCTGCACCTGCGACAGATACACCTGATGCTCCCGGGGTCTATGAAGGAGACACCCAGATCCTGACTGCAGAGCAACAGCAGCAGGCTCAGCAGGCCTACGATCAGGCCGCCCAACAGCAGGGTTACCCACAGCAACCTTATGGTTATCCCCCGCAGCAGATGCCTTATCCATATCCCATGCCGCCTCAGTATTATCCGCAGCAGGGATATCCACAACAACCCATGCCGGCATACCCTCAACAATACCAGATGCCGCCACAGGGTTACCCGCAGCAGCCACCTCAACAACCCCAGGAACAACAGGGGGAACAAGGGCAATCAGGTGTCCCTGATCTCCCACCAGTGACTCTACCAAAACCTGAGGAAACCGGGCTGAAGAATAAAGAATAA
- a CDS encoding biotin/lipoate A/B protein ligase family protein, whose product MTASPLPDHCRLLNEPAPQPGSWNMAVDESLLESAVSDQVCSLRWYRWDQATISLGYFQQNDNDAQQGPWEGLPRVRRLSGGGAILHHHELTYSFTVPANHPLAKSPPELYIAIHQPLIEVLAAHGLNVEFRGITYRSASEPFLCFGRGDERDLVYQGQKILGSAQRRRRGAIVQHGSLLLLTSEYAPEFPGLLNLVEQPGRYSEEFLNALTSDFSQAISTALKLPLQSGNLTDEESLRARTLEKEKYSQDSWTSRKKQV is encoded by the coding sequence ATGACAGCTTCTCCTCTTCCAGATCACTGTCGACTGCTCAATGAACCAGCCCCCCAGCCGGGAAGCTGGAATATGGCTGTGGATGAATCCCTGCTGGAATCAGCCGTGTCAGACCAGGTCTGCTCGCTACGCTGGTACCGCTGGGATCAGGCAACGATCTCTCTGGGTTACTTTCAGCAGAATGACAACGACGCTCAACAGGGGCCCTGGGAAGGACTCCCTCGTGTCCGTCGCCTTTCAGGCGGAGGTGCGATTTTACATCATCATGAGCTGACTTACTCATTTACAGTACCCGCCAATCACCCTCTCGCCAAATCACCACCAGAGTTGTATATCGCCATCCACCAGCCTCTAATCGAAGTACTGGCGGCACATGGTCTGAATGTAGAATTCCGGGGAATTACATACCGTTCCGCCTCAGAACCATTTCTCTGTTTTGGACGTGGAGATGAAAGGGATCTGGTGTACCAGGGCCAGAAAATACTGGGGAGTGCACAGCGACGCCGGCGAGGGGCCATCGTTCAGCATGGCAGCCTGCTCCTGTTGACCTCAGAGTACGCTCCCGAATTTCCCGGACTTTTGAATCTGGTTGAGCAACCCGGTCGCTACAGTGAAGAATTTCTCAACGCGCTCACCTCAGACTTCTCACAGGCAATTTCGACAGCATTAAAATTACCGCTCCAGTCTGGAAACCTGACTGACGAAGAATCCCTGCGAGCCCGTACACTGGAAAAAGAAAAATATTCACAAGACAGTTGGACCAGCCGCAAAAAACAGGTTTAG